From Triticum aestivum cultivar Chinese Spring chromosome 4A, IWGSC CS RefSeq v2.1, whole genome shotgun sequence, a single genomic window includes:
- the LOC123087660 gene encoding pentatricopeptide repeat-containing protein At2g27610 → MAAPHATLPPATASPPPRRGLRRETAEVVRDCKRLDGLMKAGRLADALDLFDRMPRKNVVAWTSAVSGLARNGRPEAAIEMFADMAESGVAPNDFACNAALAACAAAGALRAGEQLHSLAVRAGLAGDAWVGSCLVELYARCGSTRAAEAVLARMESPDVVAYTSLVSAFCRSGEFKRAAEALSQMMERGVEPNEHTVTSILAAACCPLVLGVQIHGYMIKAMGSSQSVYAWSALIDFYSRNGELDMAKTVFDSLQCKNVVTWCTMMQLHIRDGRPEDALQLFDEMISEGIVDPNEFAFSIALGACESIALGSQLHSLAIKRDLASDLRVSNALLSMYGRSGLVEELEAVLRGIEDPDIVSWTAAISAYFQNGHGEKAIALLSQMHSQGLMPNDYAFSSVLSSCADLALLDQGSQFHCLALKLGCDMKICTGNALINMYSKCGQIVPARLVFNVMDHRDVTSWNSLIHGYAQHGEVDMALKAFSEMCSIGGEPNESTLLGILAACNHAGMVDEGVAFFRSAMAGRYGAFLTPSHYACAVDMLGRSGRFDDALCLIEEMPFEPDVLVWKTMLASCRLHGNLETGRLAAEKLVELSGQDSASYVLMSGIHAMHGEWRDADMVRRRMDEAGVKKEAGISWVEVRNEVHAFVAQDASHPDSPSIYRMLWELSNAMRDTAYDEDVELLDVHMQI, encoded by the coding sequence ATGGCCGCGCCGCACGCCACGCTGCCCCCGGCGACAGCaagcccgccgccgcgccgcggccTCCGGCGCGAGACGGCGGAGGTGGTGCGCGACTGCAAGAGGCTGGACGGGCTCATGAAGGCCGGCAGGCTGGCGGACGCCCTGGACCTGTTCGACCGGATGCCGCGCAAGAACGTCGTGGCCTGGACCTCGGCCGTGTCCGGGCTGGCACGCAACGGGCGCCCCGAGGCCGCGATCGAGATGTTCGCGGACATGGCGGAGTCCGGCGTCGCGCCGAACGACTTCGCGTGCAACGCGGCGCTGGCGGCGTGCGCGGCCGCGGGCGCGCTCCGCGCCGGGGAGCAGCTGCACTCGCTCGCCGTGCGTGCGGGGCTCGCCGGGGACGCGTGGGTTGGGAGCTGCCTGGTCGAGCTCTACGCGCGGTGCGGCTCCACGCGAGCGGCCGAGGCCGTGCTGGCCCGGATGGAGTCGCCGGACGTCGTGGCGTACACCTCGCTCGTCTCGGCCTTCTGCCGGAGCGGCGAGTTCAAGCGAGCAGCGGAGGCACTCAGCCAGATGATGGAGCGGGGAGTGGAGCCGAACGAGCACACGGTGACGAGCATCCTGGCGGCGGCGTGCTGCCCGCTGGTTCTCGGCGTGCAGATACATGGCTACATGATCAAGGCGATGGGCTCGTCACAGAGCGTCTACGCGTGGAGCGCGCTGATCGATTTCTACTCAAGAAATGGTGAGCTCGACATGGCAAAGACGGTGTTCGACAGCCTCCAGTGCAAGAACGTGGTCACCTGGTGCACCATGATGCAGCTGCACATCAGAGATGGTAGGCCGGAGGATGCACTGcagctgttcgacgaaatgatCTCGGAGGGCATTGTTGATCCAAACGAGTTTGCATTCTCGATCGCTCTTGGTGCCTGTGAGTCCATCGCTCTGGGGAGTCAGCTTCACTCTTTGGCCATCAAACGTGACCTGGCGAGTGATCTCCGGGTGTCGAATGCCCTGCTTTCCATGTATGGCAGGAGCGGCCTCGTCGAAGAGCTCGAGGCCGTGCTCCGCGGCATCGAGGATCCAGACATTGTCAGCTGGACAGCAGCAATCTCTGCATACTTCCAGAACGGCCATGGTGAGAAGGCCATAGCACTGCTCTCCCAGATGCACTCACAAGGTCTCATGCCAAACGACTATGCCTTTTCCAGCGTGCTAAGCTCCTGCGCAGACCTGGCATTGCTGGACCAAGGGAGTCAGTTCCATTGCCTAGCCCTGAAGCTAGGGTGCGACATGAAGATCTGCACGGGGAACGCGTTGATCAACATGTACTCCAAGTGCGGCCAGATCGTGCCCGCGAGGCTCGTGTTCAACGTCATGGATCACCGTGATGTGACGTCCTGGAACTCGCTGATCCACGGGTACGCGCAGCACGGTGAGGTGGACATGGCATTGAAGGCGTTCAGCGAGATGTGTTCCATTGGCGGTGAGCCCAATGAGTCGACGCTCCTGGGAATCCTAGCAGCTTGCAACCACGCCGGGATGGTGGATGAAGGTGTGGCATTCTTCAGATCAGCAATGGCCGGCCGGTATGGCGCCTTCCTGACACCCTCACACTATGCCTGCGCGGTCGACATGCTGGGCCGTAGTGGCAGGTTCGACGACGCCCTCTGCCTGATCGAGGAGATGCCTTTTGAGCCCGACGTCCTAGTGTGGAAGACGATGTTGGCGTCATGCAGGCTGCACGGCAACCTGGAGACGGGGAGGCTCGCCGCCGAAAAGCTCGTGGAGCTCTCAGGCCAGGACTCGGCAAGCTACGTGCTGATGTCTGGCATACATGCGATGCACGGGGAGTGGCGCGACGCCGACATGGTGCGGCGCAGGATGGACGAGGCTGGGGTGAAGAAGGAGGCCGGGATCAGCTGGGTGGAGGTCAGGAACGAGGTGCACGCCTTCGTAGCCCAGGACGCGTCTCACCCGGACTCGCCGTCCATCTACCGAATGCTCTGGGAATTGTCTAATGCCATGCGAGATACAGCCTATGATGAAGATGTTGAATTGTTGGATGTACATATGCAGATTTAG
- the LOC123087661 gene encoding poly(ADP-ribose) glycohydrolase 1 codes for MEMEARGDLRSILPLLPVVLRGRALFWPAAAQEQLRALSLGPDVSRVTSGDVLADALSDLRQALALRALPARAAEGYALFFDDLLSRAHARDWFSDVLPRLARLLLRLPALLEDHYAGARAATGLRLLASQDAGLVLLGQELAAALLACALFCLFPTAGRGEARLPAINFDALFSALTNNARQSQEHKVRCIAHYFERVTASTPAGFVSFERKVLPRGSLSGDVTYPDSDAWIKSSVPLCPFRVISSGLIEDEEEEALEVDFANKYLGGGALSRGCVQEEIRFMINPELIVGMLFMASMEDNEAIEIVGAERFSQYMGYGSSFRFVGDYLDMKPLDAMGRRKTRIVAIDALDCPTKLQYETSGLLREVNKAFVGFLDQSKHQFDVKPFQDSNSKDNHPSVNSVDCVGVSTGNWGCGAFGGNPEIKSMIQWLGASQAHRPFVNYYTFEDASLRRLEEVIQWVLRHGWTVGELWHMIVEYSSQRLKRETFDGFLTWLLPEDSANNDADYMCE; via the exons atGGAGATGGAGGCGCGCGGCGACCTGCGGTCGATCCTGCCGCTGCTGCCGGTGGTGCTGCGCGGCAGGGCGCTCTTCTGGCCGGCGGCGGCGCAGGAGCAGCTGAGGGCGCTGTCCCTCGGCCCCGACGTGAGCCGGGTCACATCCGGCGACGTCCTCGCCGACGCGCTCAGCGACCTCCGCCAGGCCCTGGCCCTCCGGGCCCTCCCCGCGCGGGCCGCCGAGGGCTACGCGCTCTTCTTCGACGACCTCCTCTCGCGGGCCCACGCGCGGGACTGGTTCTCCGACGTGCTCCCGCGcctcgcgcgcctcctcctccgcctccccgcgcTGCTCGAGGACCACTACGCCGGCGCCCGGGCCGCGACCGGGCTCCGTCTCCTGGCGTCTCAGGACGCGGGCCTCGTGCTCCTCGGCCAGGAGCTCGCCGCCGCGCTGCTCGCCTGCGCGCTCTTCTGCCTGTTCCCCACCGCCGGCCGCGGCGAGGCCCGCCTCCCGGCCATCAATTTCGACGCCTTGTTCTC GGCATTGACTAACAATGCGAGGCAGAGCCAGGAGCACAAAGTGAGGTGCATTGCTCACTATTTCGAGAGGGTGACTGCATCTACGCCTGCCGGTTTTGTGTCGTTTGAGCGCAAGGTTCTTCCGCGCGGCTCCCTCTCCGGTGATGTTACCTACCCTGACAGTGATGCCTGGATTAAATCTAGCGTGCCCCTCTGCCCATTCCGG GTAATTTCCTCGGGTTTGatagaagatgaggaagaagaagcccTCGAAGTTGATTTTGCTAATAAATATCTGGGAGGAGGTGCACTTTCCAGGGGTTGTGTGCAG GAAGAGATCCGTTTCATGATAAATCCAGAACTGATTGTAGGCATGCTCTTCATGGCTTCAATGGAAGATAATGAGGCTATAGAAATTGTCGGTGCTGAAAGGTTCTCACAGTATATGGG GTACGGCTCCTCATTCCGCTTTGTCGGTGATTATTTAGATATGAAGCCCCTTGATGCAATGGGTCGACGAAAAACTAGGATTGTAGCAATTGATGCCTTGGACTGCCCAACTAAGTTACAgtatgaaactagtggtcttttaaG GGAAGTGAACAAAGCATTTGTTGGTTTTTTGGATCAATCAAAGCATCAGTTCGATGTGAAGCCTTTCCAG GATTCTAATTCCAAGGATAATCATCCAAGTGTCAACTCAGTTGACTGTGTAGGAGTTTCAACCGGAAACTGGGGTTGTGGGGCTTTTGGTGGAAACCCTGAAATTAAGAGCATGATTCAGTGGCTTGGCGCATCACAG GCACACCGACCTTTTGTTAATTACTATACTTTTGAGGATGCGTCACTTAGAAGATTAGAAGAG GTGATCCAGTGGGTATTACGCCACGGATGGACTGTCGGCGAGTTGTGGCACATGATTGTCGAGTATTCATCCCAGAGGCTCAAAAGAGAAACTTTCGACGGCTTTTTGACTTGGTTACTTCCAGAAGACAGCGCCAATAATGACGCCGATTACATGTGCGAGTAG
- the LOC123087664 gene encoding uncharacterized protein — protein MDKSWMRLPDRFSSDYISGVNAFIDFACQHNSGNDKMRCPCETCMNISQQSVSQVRTHLLLYGIQTSYTKWIFHGEQVSNDEDQVDESLEDEEDLDDFDGFDMVQDLLGDTHRATVGVDEQENHNPAGGSIPEPNESSTRFDGLLRSSQRELYPGCKGHSVLSFVLKLVHLKDLNHWSNKSFDMLLKLQKEALPAGNSLPATYYEAKNMLRDLGLGYESIDACINDCVLFWKEHEDKDECPVCKESRWKTQKGKGKQVPQKVLRYFPLIPRLQRLFMNKEIASDLRYHRDKRVVEPNVLRGPPDGDAWKHMDKKYPWLEEDPRHLRLGVGTDGFNPFGIMSSSYSVWPVIVVVYNLPPWRSMKEPFLLMTLLIPGKKSPGRDIDVYLRPLVEELKQLFNLGVVTFDAVEGGSFNMRAILLWTIHDLPALGSVFGYSTMGYKACPVCLDGTYSQPLRSKIGFLGHRRYLPIRHRWRKSKAFNGKKEKALPPKQLSGKDIFELLQKLDHLQGFK, from the coding sequence ATGGATAAGAGTTGGATGAGGTTGCCTGATAGGTTTTCAAGTGATTACATTTCAGGGGTGAATGCATTCATTGATTTTGCTTGTCAACATAACAGCGGCAATGATAAGATGCGTTGCCCTTGTGAAACTTGTATGAATATAAGTCAGCAGAGTGTTAGTCAAGTTCGAACCCATTTGTTATTGTATGGCATACAAACTTCGTACACAAAATGGATATTCCATGGAGAACAAGTTAGCAATGATGAAGACCAAGTTGATGAGTCActtgaagatgaggaagatcttgaTGATTTTGATGGATTTGATATGGTCCAAGATCTGCTAGGAGATACCCATAGAGCCACGGTTGGGGTTGACGAGCAAGAGAACCATAATCCTGCTGGAGGTAGCATTCCGGAGCCCAATGAGTCATCGACCAGATTTGACGGCTTGCTGAGAAGTTCACAACGTGAGCTATACCCGGGCTGCAAAGGCCACTCGGTGCTATCCTTTGTTTTAAAGCTGGTACACCTCAAAGATCTTAACCATTGGAGCAACAAATCTTTTGACATGTTACTCAAGCTTCAGAAGGAGGCTTTGCCAGCCGGTAACTCGCTTCCAGCCACGTACTATGAAGCAAAGAATATGTTGAGAGATCTAGGGCTAGGTTATGAAAGTATTGATGCTTGCATAAATGATTGTGTTCTATTCTGGAAGGAGCATGAGGACAAGGATGAGTGCCCAGTTTGTAAGGAATCGAGGTGGAAGACACAGAAGGGCAAGGGGAAGCAAGTACCTCAGAAAGTGTTGCGCTACTTTCCCTTAATCCCTAGATTACAACGGCtgttcatgaacaaggaaatagctTCAGATTTGCGTTATCATAGGGATAAGAGAGTTGTCGAACCAAATGTGTTGAGGGGTCCTCCGGATGGCGATGCTTGGAAACATATGGATAAGAAATATCCCTGGCTGGAAGAAGACCCTCGCCATTTGCGGCTCGGGGTTGGCACCGATGGTTTCAACCCATTTGGAATTATGAGTAGCTCATATAGTGTGTGGCCTGTCATTGTAGTTGTGTATAACTTGCCTCCATGGAGAAGCATGAAAGAGCCCTTCCTGCTCATGACATTATTGATCCCTGGGAAGAAGTCACCGGGAAGGGACATTGATGTGTATTTGAGGCCATTGGTTGAAGAACTAAAGCAATTATTTAATCTAGGAGTTGTTACTTTTGACGCTGTTGAAGGAGGTAGTTTCAATATGCGTGCAATATTGCTATGGACTATCCACGACCTTCCAGCACTAGGTTCAGTATTTGGGTATTCTACAATGGGCTACAAGGCATGCCCTGTTTGCCTAGATGGAACCTATTCGCAACCACTTCGAAGCAAaattggtttcttaggccataggAGGTACTTGCCTATTCGCCATAGGTGGCGCAAAAGTAAGGCCTTCAATGGTAAGAAAGAGAAAGCGTTGCCACCAAAACAACTATCTGGGAAAGACATTTTTGAATTGCTGCAGAAGTTAGATCATCTCCAGGGCTTCAAATAA
- the LOC123087665 gene encoding protein FAR1-RELATED SEQUENCE 6, with the protein MADLIPGEGELAFGGNQDDDDAEDASPGSKELAAMVEAAAAASVELDAAADRAPPYGDDRTPRDGMVFKSYEEVLNFYKRYALRTGFGVCVKKSSFTKAGLCRRLLLVCNRWGNGKEDACYQARPTAKTNCQATVVARLWGDGMLHLTDVSLDHNHPLNPSAARFLRCYKTLPSGMSKDLVVRAARGECATSGGDVEAPPMFDDWGRLKIREGDVQAINGFFAEMQAKQPNFFYVMDFYVEGHLRSVLWADSRSREAYQYFSDAIWVDTTCLRSKFNVPLVLFLGVNHHGQLVLLGCGLLSDESTESFLWLFKAWLTCMKGRLPGAMITDESVAIKAAVREVFPKTRHRISDWHIVRSIAEKLGELPEYESIKVQMEAVIYGSLKDDQFETRWKNLINRFSLQDNEWIIFLYENRHLWVPSFLKDAFWAGLSVNHRESPGAFFDGSVSHETTLVSFLSNYMILVQYKHKMEQQDDFESLTSGRVLVSKFPMEEQISKLYTLNMFVKFQDELKSTLDCQVQQVSPSSFVVIDLAEQGTGLVTRKYEVVHCMETNRMECNCGLFQFSGIVCRHALSVLKWQQVYDIPPCYVLNRWRSDFKQLHALDNPLKDPLVSSNHVERYDHISLQCLRLVEIGMVSDDKYQHALKLISDMKRTLLDDNLCRELEQKMSPPERAIVVNGDSHAQPGSSEGGPAKKRRGRPPKKSKEISAESVSNQCGNKESLLVSSDVSQKGALHSSSTASNLGTHVRAHGVDDLMEEVNANEVSFESRYGVQSSHPNHYGDQLHPSHTLQFGQHMPSAEQSRGVEWVYPTIYQDDQVPYDRRTS; encoded by the exons ATGGCGGACCTGATTCCGGGCGAGGGAGAGCTGGCTTTCGGCGGCAACCAGGACGACGACGACGCGGAGGACGCCTCGCCGGGCAGCAAGGAGCTGGCCGCcatggtggaggcggcggcggcggcgagcgtggAGCTGGACGCGGCCGCCGACCGGGCGCCGCCGTACGGGGACGACCGGACGCCGAGGGACGGGATGGTGTTCAAGTCGTACGAGGAGGTGCTCAACTTCTACAAGCGCTACGCCCTGCGCACCGGCTTCGGCGTCTGCGTCAAGAAGTCCTCCTTCACCAAGGCCGGCCTCTGCCGCCGCCTCCTGCTCGTCTGCAACAGGTGGGGGAACGGCAAGGAGGACGCCTGCTACCAGGCCAGGCCCACGGCCAAGACCAACTGCCAGGCCACCGTTGTCGCCAGGCTCTGGGGGGACGGCATGCTGCACCTCACCGACGTCAGCCTCGACCACAACCACCCGCTCAACCCCTCGGCAGCGCGCTTCCTGCGGTGCTACAAGACGCTTCCCAGCGGGATGAGCAAGGACCTGGTGGTGAGGGCTGCCAGAGGTGAATGCGCCACCTCCGGTGGCGACGTCGAGGCCCCCCCGATGTTTGATGACTGGGGGCGACTCAAGATCAGGGAGGGTGATGTTCAGGCTATCAATGGCTTCTTTGCGGAGATGCAGGCCAAGCAGCCAAACTTCTTCTATGTCATGGATTTCTATGTGGAGGGTCACCTGAGGAGTGTTCTTTGGGCTGATTCAAGATCCAGGGAAGCATACCAGTATTTTAGCGACGCTATTTGGGTCGATACCACCTGCTTGAGGAGTAAGTTCAATGTGCCCCTGGTTTTGTTTCTCGGGGTGAACCATCATGGCCAGCTTGTTTTGTTAGGGTGTGGCTTGCTTTCGGATGAGAGTACAGAGAGCTTCCTGTGGCTGTTCAAAGCATGGCTAACTTGTATGAAGGGAAGGCTTCCAGGCGCCATGATTACGGATGAGTCTGTGGCGATAAAAGCTGCGGTTCGAGAAGTGTTTCCCAAAACGCGCCATAGGATAAGTGATTGGCATATAGTGAGAAGTATTGCTGAGAAGTTAGGAGAGTTGCCAGAATATGAATCAATAAAAGTCCAAATGGAGGCAGTAATATATGGTTCCTTGAAGGATGATCAGTTTGAGACAAGGTGGAAGAACTTGATCAATAGGTTTAGCCTTCAGGATAATGAATGGATCATCTTTCTGTATGAAAATCGACACTTGTGGGTCCCTTCCTTTCTGAAAGACGCCTTCTGGGCTGGACTGTCTGTTAACCACCGGGAAAGCCCAGGTGCATTCTTTGATGGTTCAGTGAGCCATGAAACCACATTGGTGTCGTTCCTTAGCAACTACATGATCCTTGTACAGTACAAGCACAAAATGGAGCAACAGGATGATTTTGAGTCATTAACCAGCGGCAGGGTCCTTGTATCAAAGTTCCCTATGGAAGAGCAGATATCCAAATTGTACACCCTGAACATGTTTGTGAAATTCCAGGATGAGCTAAAATCAACGCTGGACTGCCAAGTTCAACAAGTATCGCCATCTTCTTTTGTAGTTATTGACTTAGCTGAACAAGGCACAGGATTAGTGACTAGAAAGTATGAGGTTGTTCACTGTATGGAGACCAACAGGATGGAATGTAACTGTGGCCTATTTCAGTTTAGTGGAATTGTTTGTCGGCATGCGTTATCGGTGCTTAAATGGCAGCAAGTGTATGATATCCCCCCTTGCTATGTACTTAACAGGTGGAGGAGTGATTTTAAGCAGCTGCACGCTCTGGATAATCCACTCAAGGATCCTTTAGTATCGAGTAATCATGTTGAGCGTTATGACCATATTTCCTTGCAGTGCCTCCGTCTTGTTGAGATTGGAATGGTTTCAGATGACAAGTATCAGCATGCATTAAAACTAATCAGCGACATGAAAAGGACCCTTCTTGATGATAATTTGTGCCGCGAGTTGGAGCAGAAAATGTCACCTCCTGAACGCGCAATTGTTGTGAATGGTGATAGCCATGCACAGCCTGGTTCATCTGAGGGGGGTCCAGCCAAAAAACGCCGCGGCCGTCCTCCCAAAAAGAGTAAAGAGATAAGCGCGGAGTCTGTGTCAAATCAATGTGGAAACAAG GAGTCTTTACTGGTATCTTCAGATGTAAGTCAGAAGGGTGCTTTACATTCTTCTTCGACTGCCTCCAACCTTGGTACTCATGTCAGAGCACATGGCGTTGATGATCTTATG GAAGAAGTTAACGCTAATGAGGTATCATTTGAGAGCCGTTATGGGGTGCAATCTAGCCATCCAAATCATTATGGTGACCAGCTGCATCCAAGCCACACATTGCAG TTTGGCCAACACATGCCATCCGCAGAGCAATCTAGGGGAGTCGAGTGGGTGTATCCGACTATATATCAG GATGATCAAGTGCCTTATGACAGGCGGACATCTTGA